From a region of the Actinopolymorpha singaporensis genome:
- a CDS encoding ABC transporter permease — protein sequence MAERVAAPRPVRRSTAARIWQYRTIYLLILPTIVYFVVFAYLPMIGLQIAFKDFRVFGGMWNSPWVGLDNFRAVLSSEKFPQLVRNTLLISTYRIVFGFPVPLIFALLLNEVRTRWFKRSIQTVTYFPHFLSWVVFAGIVINILGPSGLLNTLLLDAGGHRVNFLTNPDTFRSVVVLTGIMKEFGWGAIIYLAALSGIDAQLYEAARVDGAGKLRQIWHVTLPGLRPVMAVLLVLSLGNLLDAGFDQIFQLYNGAVLDVGDIIDTYVYRIGLLDAQFETATAVGLFKGVVGMVMIVTANHVLRRMGQRSIW from the coding sequence GTGGCTGAGCGGGTCGCCGCACCCCGGCCCGTTCGCCGCTCCACGGCCGCCCGGATCTGGCAGTACCGCACCATCTACCTGCTCATCCTGCCCACCATCGTCTACTTCGTGGTCTTCGCCTATCTTCCGATGATCGGCCTGCAGATCGCGTTCAAGGACTTCAGGGTCTTCGGCGGGATGTGGAACAGCCCATGGGTGGGCCTGGACAACTTCAGGGCGGTCTTGTCGTCGGAGAAGTTTCCCCAGCTCGTCCGCAACACGCTGCTCATCAGTACCTACCGGATCGTCTTCGGCTTCCCGGTGCCGCTGATCTTCGCGTTGCTGCTGAACGAGGTGCGCACCCGGTGGTTCAAGCGCAGCATCCAGACCGTCACGTACTTCCCGCACTTCCTTTCCTGGGTGGTGTTCGCCGGCATCGTCATCAACATCCTCGGGCCGAGTGGACTTCTCAACACCCTGCTGCTCGACGCCGGCGGGCACCGGGTCAACTTCCTCACCAATCCCGACACCTTCCGATCGGTGGTGGTGCTGACCGGCATCATGAAGGAGTTCGGCTGGGGAGCGATCATCTACCTCGCCGCGCTGTCCGGGATCGACGCGCAGTTGTACGAAGCCGCGCGTGTGGACGGCGCGGGCAAGCTGCGTCAGATCTGGCACGTGACACTGCCGGGCCTTCGACCGGTGATGGCCGTACTCCTGGTCCTGTCCCTCGGCAACCTGCTCGACGCAGGCTTCGACCAGATCTTCCAGCTCTACAACGGCGCGGTGCTGGACGTCGGGGACATCATCGACACCTACGTGTACCGGATCGGCCTACTGGACGCGCAGTTCGAGACCGCGACCGCCGTCGGGTTGTTCAAGGGTGTCGTCGGCATGGTGATGATCGTGACCGCGAACCACGTGCTGCGCAGGATGGGACAGCGATCGATATGGTGA